A window from Plasmodium relictum strain SGS1 genome assembly, chromosome: 7 encodes these proteins:
- the NADSYN gene encoding glutamine-dependent NAD(+) synthetase, putative codes for MIKNLGLSCCSISSVPLDYEGNKLKIIESIKKCKGLNCNIRMGGELELCGVNCKDSFKEIEDINENCWFYLSELLNEKYKNKYLTDDILCFISMPVYFKQKLYNCEVIVYNNEIILIKPKENINNNEDKNYYTSYLKSSCGEEKCNVTERKAMERINFKNSDIKVFYNNFEKFTLPKCIQNITKQKETYFGNAVIQLNSLIIAHIFLDDLIKIQNNLIYADENVTLDNSNSDVLEKKGLLFQRDNIKLKVNNEINLDCVDILLVNGYIPNELHLFKRYFIELMNLTEKYPNMTLCFSNNIGCDNNFYKYDGFSFISQNKKVLTKNARFSFSEIQVASVNVSFNKKNKNIEMLHDLIGNKYSILKIKGNDLLKGKGDEEEDIENIEVNYDECIFSFNEDLNISIKTSYETLLNHLPKNYNWVLYAHQNNNLLQLFKNYHHNPNDYIYEFNSKKYSLHNIYEELSFNCALFLWNILHLTKSKGFMLAISGGIDSSFVACMVYILSIMIEINLNEKKYLINKEHLSLDDELFLKKIKHLLIDKACRKDICNKILNTISLPSKNSSENTKLFSEMLSKCLNSYHIVYSIDNTYEFFKNVGEDFLKENMKYKSEGGSNYQDLCLQNIQSRSRMLLTYFFSTLICHKRYFKYNLHNEFLITLATGNLDESITGYYTKYDCSSGDINIIGNVSKILIKETMCHIANDSFYDLKILHQINQYNPSAELKPLDNKQIDENELNLKYVEIKLLTILKNIYFLGPYSMFFYLSNYFWTSMPKIVIFEKIQNFFTRVLKNTHKLFILPPSIMNESCGFHLSNYVHYAIIDFEALKKKLNL; via the coding sequence aTGATTAAAAATTTAGGTTTAAGTTGTTGTTCAATTTCTTCTGTACCTCTAGATTATGAAGgcaataaattaaaaattattgaaagCATAAAGAAATGTAAAGGACTAAATTGTAATATAAGAATGGGTGGAGAATTAGAATTATGTGGTGTTAATTGTAAAGATAGCTTTAAAGAAATTGAAGATATCAATGAAAATTGTTGGTTTTATTTAAGtgaattattaaatgaaaaatataaaaataaatatttaacagATGACATATTATGCTTTATAAGTATGCCTGTGtattttaaacaaaaattatacaacTGTGAAGTAATTGTATACAAcaatgaaattattttaataaaacctAAAGAAAACATAAACaataatgaagataaaaactattatacatcttatttaaaaagttcTTGTGGAGAAGAAAAATGCAATGTTACTGAAAGAAAAGCTATGGAAAggataaattttaaaaattctgatattaaagttttttataataattttgaaaaattcaCTTTACCTAAATGCAttcaaaatataacaaaGCAAAAGGAAACATATTTTGGAAATGCAGTAATACAATTAAATTCTTTAATAATTgctcatatttttttagatgatttaattaaaattcaaaataatttaatatatgcTGATGAAAATGTTACATTGGATAATAGCAATAGTGAtgtattagaaaaaaaaggattattatttcaaagggataatataaagttaaaggtaaataatgaaataaatctTGATTGTGTTGATATTTTATTAGTTAATGGATATATACCTAATGAattacatttatttaaaagatattttataGAGTTAATGAATTTAACAGAAAAATATCCTAATATGACTTTATGTTTTAGTAACAATATTGGATGTGATAAcaacttttataaatatgatggattttcttttataagcCAAAACAAAAAAGTGTTGACAAAAAATGCTAGATTTTCGTTTTCAGAGATACAAGTAGCATCTGTTAatgtttcttttaataagaaaaataaaaatatagaaatgtTACATGATTTAATTGGTAATAAGTattctattttaaaaataaaaggaaatgATCTTTTAAAAGGAAAGGgagatgaagaagaagatattgaaaatattgaAGTAAATTATGATGaatgtattttttctttcaatgaagatttaaatatatcaatAAAAACATCTTATGAAACTTTATTGAATCATCTtccaaaaaattataattggGTACTATATGCCCATCAAAATAACAACCTTTTacaactttttaaaaattatcatCATAATCCAAATGattatatttatgaattcaattcaaaaaaatattctttgcATAATATTTACGAAGAACTAAGTTTTAACTGTGCCCTCTTTTTATGGAATATATTACATTTAACAAAATCGAAAGGCTTTATGCTTGCCATATCAGGTGGAATTGATTCATCGTTTGTAGCTTGTATGGTTTACATTTTGTCAATAATGATAGAAATTaacttaaatgaaaaaaaatatttgattaATAAAGAACATTTAAGTTTAGATGACgagttatttttaaaaaaaattaaacatttattaattgataAAGCATGTAGAAAAgatatatgtaataaaatattgaACACTATATCTTTGCCTTCAAAGAATAGTAGtgaaaatacaaaattattcTCTGAAATGTTAAGTAAGTGCCTTAATTCTTATCATATTGTTTATAGTATAGATAATACCTacgaattttttaaaaatgttgGTGAAGATTTTCTAAAggaaaatatgaaatataaaagtgAAGGTGGCAGTAATTATCAAGACTTATGTTTGCAAAATATTCAATCAAGATCCAGAATGTTATTAACATATTTCTTTAGTACATTAATATGTCATAAAAGATATTTCAAATATAATTTGCATAACGAATTTCTAATAACATTAGCAACAGGAAATTTAGATGAATCCATTACTGGGTATTATACAAAATATGATTGTTCGTCAGgtgatattaatataattggTAACGtaagtaaaattttaataaaagaaacgATGTGCCATATAGCTAATGATTCtttttatgatttaaaaattcttcaTCAAATTAATCAATATAATCCATCGGCAGAATTAAAGCCATTGGACAATAAACAGATagatgaaaatgaattaaactTGAAATATGTAGAAATTAAATTACTAaccatattaaaaaatatatattttttgggGCCATATTCTATGTTCTTTTATTTATCCAATTACTTTTGGACAAGTATGCCAAAAATAgttatatttgaaaaaattcaaaatttcTTTACAagagttttaaaaaatactcACAAACTGTTTATTTTACCACCATCTATAATGAATGAATCATGTGGATTTCATCTCTCAAATTATGTTCACTATGCAATTATTGATTTTGaagcattaaaaaaaaaattaaacttatag